From Chromohalobacter canadensis, one genomic window encodes:
- a CDS encoding translation initiation factor Sui1, which translates to MASLQDQLRGRVYSTEHGETCPECRAPLAECRCAEAAEEERLASLDGIVRLRRETKGRKGKGVTLVEGVPLKTDALKPLAKALKQRCGTGGAIKDGIIEIQGDQRDTLKAELEARGYRVKLAGG; encoded by the coding sequence ATGGCTTCGCTTCAGGACCAGTTACGCGGACGGGTATACTCCACCGAACACGGCGAGACCTGCCCCGAGTGCCGGGCACCGCTCGCCGAGTGTCGCTGTGCCGAGGCGGCGGAGGAAGAACGCCTGGCGAGCCTCGATGGCATCGTCCGCCTGCGCCGGGAGACCAAGGGCCGCAAGGGCAAAGGCGTGACCCTGGTCGAAGGCGTGCCGCTCAAGACCGACGCGCTCAAGCCCCTGGCCAAGGCGCTTAAGCAACGTTGTGGTACCGGCGGCGCCATCAAGGATGGCATCATCGAGATTCAAGGCGATCAGCGCGACACGCTCAAGGCTGAGCTGGAGGCGCGCGGCTATCGCGTCAAATTGGCCGGCGGTTGA
- a CDS encoding YbaY family lipoprotein produces MSLPNVPRGLHAVLTGLLLLGLVGCASGPDFNTLDARVTFDQPPELSDDAILDVTLKDSDDNATVAESRYTQFDTTATEATLQYDQGAIEAAHTYVLQAEVRDQGRLTHLNRERVEVFNGETGTTPTVTLEPASP; encoded by the coding sequence ATGTCCTTGCCTAATGTACCGCGCGGCCTGCATGCCGTACTCACCGGCTTGTTGCTGCTTGGTCTCGTAGGCTGCGCCAGTGGCCCTGATTTCAACACGCTCGATGCCCGGGTCACCTTCGATCAACCGCCCGAGCTGTCGGACGATGCCATTCTCGATGTCACGCTGAAGGATAGCGACGACAACGCCACCGTGGCGGAAAGCCGCTATACGCAGTTCGACACCACCGCGACCGAGGCCACGCTGCAATACGACCAAGGCGCCATCGAGGCGGCACATACGTACGTCTTGCAGGCCGAAGTGCGCGACCAAGGACGGCTGACTCATCTCAACCGCGAGCGCGTCGAAGTCTTCAACGGCGAGACCGGCACCACACCGACCGTGACACTGGAGCCCGCTTCACCTTAA
- a CDS encoding NAD-dependent protein deacetylase translates to MSDSSASSLATFLSHHSRLFVLTGAGMSTDSGIPDYRDEQGAWKRSPPMTHQTFMHSDTARRRYWARSLVGFQALSEARPGRGHYALAALERAGRLEQLVTQNVDGLHQRAGSRRVIDLHGQADVVRCMHCGATQMRHAVHAALTRLNPHWTGLEASVGPDGDADLAHDDFSDFSLLSCARCGDGIFKPDVVFFGDSVPRPRVDAAFAALERADAMLVVGSSLMVYSGYRFARRAAELGKPMACINMGRTRADALFSLKVEASVGETLEAALRHLTVVTPADEVSSRAPAAST, encoded by the coding sequence ATGTCCGATTCCTCAGCGTCGTCTTTGGCGACCTTTCTTTCTCATCATTCGCGGTTGTTCGTGCTCACAGGCGCCGGAATGAGTACCGATAGCGGTATCCCTGACTATCGTGATGAGCAGGGCGCCTGGAAACGCTCGCCGCCGATGACGCATCAGACGTTCATGCATAGCGATACCGCGCGTCGCCGCTACTGGGCGCGTAGCCTGGTGGGATTCCAGGCGCTATCCGAGGCGCGTCCGGGACGTGGGCACTATGCGCTGGCCGCGCTGGAGCGTGCCGGACGCCTCGAGCAGTTGGTTACGCAGAATGTCGACGGGCTGCACCAGCGCGCCGGCTCGCGGCGTGTGATCGACCTGCACGGCCAGGCCGACGTGGTGCGCTGCATGCACTGCGGAGCGACCCAGATGCGCCATGCCGTGCACGCCGCCCTGACGCGTCTCAACCCCCATTGGACTGGCCTGGAGGCGAGCGTCGGGCCGGATGGCGATGCCGACCTGGCGCATGATGACTTCAGCGATTTTTCGCTGTTGTCCTGCGCGCGTTGCGGTGACGGTATCTTCAAGCCCGATGTGGTGTTTTTCGGCGACAGCGTGCCACGCCCCCGCGTGGACGCGGCATTCGCTGCGCTTGAACGCGCCGATGCGATGCTGGTGGTAGGCTCGTCGCTGATGGTTTATTCGGGCTATCGCTTCGCGCGGCGAGCGGCGGAGTTGGGCAAGCCGATGGCCTGCATCAACATGGGGCGCACGCGCGCCGACGCGCTGTTCAGCCTCAAGGTCGAAGCGTCGGTGGGCGAGACGCTGGAGGCCGCGCTGCGTCACCTGACAGTCGTGACGCCTGCCGATGAGGTTTCGTCCCGGGCCCCGGCGGCCAGCACTTAG
- a CDS encoding nuclease-related domain-containing protein — protein MAWLEYVLPIIFLAPLGATALVVLALRHLEDGALVSPYDGRTLRESAQSLRDRLDRAYAALFLDGALGPIITLAPLVYGMGRMLFANRHSWLEWALYGLLTTLLALVLCFRLIRDVQRIRRLKLGLACELAVGQELERLIRPEAHPYCVFHDVPTDSTTIDHVVVTPHGIFVVQVSARTPPLDIAGAPRTTVAVSGQRLRFPGWSERQSLAHTQLATAWCRQWLARRSLGDVAVQGVLVLPGWEVEIEKAPTGLMVVNGEGLAALLDGTPLKPINDDVHHHVVQALDQRVKRAEPRAAP, from the coding sequence ATGGCTTGGCTGGAATACGTACTACCGATCATTTTTCTCGCCCCGCTCGGCGCCACCGCGCTAGTAGTGCTGGCACTGCGCCACCTGGAAGACGGGGCACTGGTATCGCCCTATGACGGACGCACACTGCGCGAGTCCGCGCAGTCGCTACGCGACCGACTCGACCGCGCCTATGCTGCGCTCTTCCTGGATGGCGCGTTGGGCCCCATCATCACCCTGGCGCCGTTGGTCTACGGCATGGGCCGCATGCTATTCGCCAATCGTCACAGTTGGCTGGAGTGGGCACTTTACGGGCTTTTGACCACCTTATTGGCGTTGGTGCTGTGCTTTCGCTTGATTCGCGACGTGCAGCGCATTCGGCGCCTCAAGCTAGGATTGGCCTGCGAACTGGCAGTCGGCCAGGAGCTGGAGCGTTTGATCCGCCCCGAGGCGCACCCGTATTGCGTGTTCCATGACGTGCCCACCGACAGCACCACCATCGACCACGTCGTGGTCACCCCGCACGGCATCTTCGTGGTCCAGGTCAGCGCCCGCACACCGCCGCTGGACATCGCCGGCGCGCCGCGCACCACGGTCGCGGTCTCCGGCCAACGGTTGCGCTTCCCCGGCTGGAGCGAGCGTCAATCGTTGGCCCATACGCAACTGGCCACGGCCTGGTGTCGCCAATGGCTGGCGCGACGCTCGCTGGGCGATGTCGCCGTGCAGGGTGTTCTGGTCCTGCCTGGCTGGGAGGTAGAGATCGAAAAAGCTCCCACCGGGCTGATGGTCGTCAACGGCGAAGGGCTCGCCGCTCTACTCGACGGCACCCCGCTCAAACCCATTAATGACGACGTGCACCACCACGTAGTGCAGGCACTCGATCAGCGCGTCAAACGCGCCGAGCCTCGCGCTGCCCCTTGA
- a CDS encoding maltoporin: MRDSRQLMRRPLLATLVGASCLMPALAHADINPNFFGYARSGIGSTAGGGSQTCFKAAGAPAKYRLGNECETYAELGLGANLFDQQGTSFDFASRVAYVTSQANDDESLKDDDNNIALREMFVTGTNAISGLPDGSTLWAGKRFYKRHDIHMNDYYYWDVSGPGVGISDIDMGFGNLSLAWVRSTGSDGDNLPDEDQRLSDDTIDMRLTDIATNPGGSLQLGLDYGRASLSEWQEDYYDDEGVDYDEGDKGWMGTIEHTQSNWFGGSNTVALQYATDGIITSDGNAVGRSTGSLEQEGDMWRILDHGHVWLVPDKLDLLYAAIYEDKNMDDNTGRKWFSAGVRPVYYWNDIMSTAVELGYDHIEPQSNVGGYDGGDHHLTKLTLAQQWSAGRGAMVRPTIRLFATYAKWSGDAYEERGANEYRQAHALDTNSGPNNVDFNDTDGLTFGAQMEVWWGS; this comes from the coding sequence ATGAGAGACTCACGCCAACTCATGCGCCGGCCGCTACTCGCGACCCTGGTCGGCGCTTCCTGTCTCATGCCGGCGCTGGCCCATGCCGACATCAATCCCAACTTCTTCGGCTACGCGCGCTCGGGCATTGGTTCCACTGCCGGCGGTGGCAGCCAGACCTGCTTCAAGGCGGCGGGGGCGCCCGCCAAGTATCGACTGGGCAACGAGTGCGAAACCTACGCCGAGCTCGGCCTGGGCGCCAACCTCTTCGACCAGCAAGGCACAAGCTTCGACTTCGCCAGCCGCGTCGCCTACGTCACCTCGCAGGCCAACGACGACGAATCGCTCAAGGACGACGACAACAACATCGCTCTGCGCGAAATGTTCGTCACCGGCACCAACGCCATCAGCGGCCTGCCGGATGGCTCTACGCTGTGGGCCGGTAAGCGCTTCTACAAGCGTCACGATATCCACATGAACGACTACTACTACTGGGACGTCTCGGGTCCAGGCGTGGGGATCTCGGACATCGACATGGGCTTCGGTAACCTCAGCCTCGCCTGGGTGAGAAGCACCGGCTCTGACGGCGACAATCTGCCCGACGAAGATCAACGCCTCTCCGATGACACCATCGACATGCGCTTGACGGACATTGCCACCAATCCCGGTGGCTCGCTGCAACTGGGCCTCGACTATGGCCGTGCCTCGCTATCGGAATGGCAAGAGGACTACTACGACGACGAAGGCGTCGACTACGACGAGGGCGACAAAGGCTGGATGGGCACCATCGAGCATACCCAGTCGAACTGGTTCGGCGGCTCCAACACCGTGGCCCTGCAGTATGCCACCGATGGCATCATCACCAGTGACGGCAACGCCGTGGGTCGCTCCACTGGCAGTCTTGAACAGGAAGGCGACATGTGGCGCATCCTCGACCACGGCCATGTCTGGCTGGTGCCGGACAAGCTCGATCTGCTCTACGCCGCCATCTATGAAGACAAGAACATGGACGACAATACTGGCCGTAAGTGGTTCTCGGCAGGCGTGCGTCCGGTGTACTACTGGAACGACATCATGAGCACGGCGGTGGAGCTCGGTTACGACCACATTGAGCCGCAAAGCAATGTCGGCGGCTACGACGGAGGCGACCATCACCTCACCAAGCTGACCCTCGCCCAGCAGTGGTCGGCCGGGCGTGGCGCCATGGTACGCCCCACCATTCGCTTGTTCGCCACCTACGCCAAGTGGAGCGGCGATGCCTATGAAGAACGTGGGGCCAACGAATATCGCCAAGCCCACGCATTGGACACCAACTCAGGTCCCAATAACGTCGACTTCAACGACACAGACGGTCTGACCTTCGGCGCTCAGATGGAGGTCTGGTGGGGCAGTTGA
- a CDS encoding MalM family protein, with translation MPQRPLAALLSGLALTSLAGCATLVPHDDTAVASAKQSQQALAQATDCCDTLAALPYQPLAVGESQSLTLDTQAPMHRFEDGASYFQAFELPSTREPLTFKLTSTIANDQVFAPTVLILNEDFQPTQRVASDKFDYLSPNGFAGARLGATFDITPGPDAAYLVVYSNETARQGTTQYESAEKVYARVRGLALPPGPDPIAEHTATGNVTLESESRETGGGLLTPILGTRSHADSVTETRTATARDEQASSSSGDSDNASAPDFDYRRMINAALKADDIELAMQLAERAEREGHSGTRAWLAERLRSASP, from the coding sequence ATGCCACAACGCCCTCTCGCCGCCCTGCTCTCGGGACTGGCCCTGACCAGCCTGGCAGGCTGTGCCACGTTGGTTCCCCACGACGACACCGCCGTGGCGTCGGCCAAGCAAAGCCAACAAGCACTCGCCCAAGCCACGGACTGCTGCGACACGCTCGCCGCCTTGCCCTATCAGCCATTGGCGGTCGGCGAGTCACAGTCATTAACGCTCGACACACAGGCCCCGATGCACCGTTTCGAGGACGGGGCCAGCTACTTCCAGGCGTTCGAATTGCCCAGCACGCGCGAGCCGCTGACGTTCAAACTCACCAGCACCATCGCCAATGATCAAGTCTTCGCCCCCACGGTGCTGATCCTCAACGAGGATTTTCAGCCCACACAGCGCGTCGCCAGCGATAAATTCGACTACCTCAGTCCCAATGGTTTCGCCGGTGCGCGTTTGGGTGCCACCTTCGACATCACCCCCGGCCCCGATGCCGCCTACCTAGTGGTCTACAGCAACGAGACCGCGCGCCAGGGCACGACGCAGTATGAAAGCGCGGAAAAAGTCTACGCCCGCGTACGCGGCCTCGCGCTTCCCCCTGGCCCTGATCCCATCGCCGAGCACACCGCAACCGGCAACGTCACTCTGGAAAGCGAATCCCGAGAGACCGGCGGTGGCCTGCTAACGCCGATTCTCGGCACACGCTCGCATGCCGACAGTGTGACGGAGACTCGCACCGCGACTGCACGCGACGAGCAAGCCTCTTCGTCAAGCGGCGATAGCGACAATGCCTCCGCCCCCGACTTCGATTACCGGCGGATGATCAACGCCGCCCTCAAGGCCGACGACATCGAGCTGGCCATGCAACTGGCCGAACGCGCCGAGCGCGAAGGCCATAGCGGCACCCGCGCCTGGCTCGCCGAGCGCCTGCGCAGCGCCTCGCCGTAA
- a CDS encoding deoxyguanosinetriphosphate triphosphohydrolase, whose protein sequence is MTAMQWERLLDPMRLNDKHGGSREEIGRSPFHKDHDRIVFAGSFRRLGRKTQVHPLTDNDHIHTRLTHSLEVGCVGRSLGMIVGEELRERLPDWITPADLGVIVQAACLGHDIGNPPFGHAGEYAIRDWFKRAEAEGSGLLAELSPAEREDLLTYEGNAQGFRIVTQIEYNQFNGGMRLTAATLGTMLKYPWTVERASRAGKFGCYQSEREQLGEVAERLGLLPHGETAWCRHPLAYLVEAADDICYALLDLEDGLEMGILRYDEVAEVLIQIAGGTPSGYDDMRARGVSQRRRIAALRGAAMERAVNDVAAVFVQHENALLNGTLNGDLLELCHPDLGWGVGTAKQIARERIFQNERKAKLEIGAYTTLGILLEAFIGAAYELHHSGESSFKHQRVLALIGENTPKPSWSLYASYRRMLDFIGGMTDHYAVDLAQEMGGRLRGE, encoded by the coding sequence ATGACCGCCATGCAATGGGAGCGCTTGCTCGACCCGATGCGTCTCAACGACAAGCACGGGGGCTCGCGAGAGGAGATTGGGCGCAGTCCGTTCCATAAGGATCACGATCGTATTGTCTTCGCCGGCTCGTTTCGGCGTTTGGGGCGCAAGACGCAGGTGCACCCGCTGACCGACAACGATCATATCCACACCCGCTTGACGCATTCGTTGGAGGTGGGCTGCGTGGGGCGCTCGCTGGGCATGATCGTCGGCGAGGAGTTGCGCGAGCGACTGCCGGACTGGATCACGCCGGCCGATCTGGGCGTTATCGTGCAGGCGGCCTGCCTGGGGCACGACATCGGCAATCCGCCATTCGGGCATGCCGGCGAATATGCCATCCGCGACTGGTTCAAGCGCGCCGAGGCGGAGGGCAGCGGGCTGTTGGCCGAGCTTTCGCCGGCCGAGCGCGAGGATCTGCTGACCTACGAGGGCAACGCCCAAGGGTTTCGCATCGTCACCCAGATCGAATACAACCAGTTCAACGGCGGCATGCGCCTGACCGCCGCCACGCTTGGCACGATGCTCAAGTATCCGTGGACGGTGGAGCGCGCCTCGCGGGCCGGCAAGTTCGGTTGTTACCAGTCGGAGCGCGAGCAATTGGGCGAGGTTGCCGAGCGTCTGGGCTTGTTACCGCATGGCGAAACCGCCTGGTGCCGGCATCCGCTGGCGTATCTCGTCGAGGCCGCCGACGATATCTGCTATGCGTTGCTGGATCTCGAGGACGGCCTGGAGATGGGCATTCTGCGCTACGACGAAGTCGCCGAGGTGCTCATCCAGATCGCCGGGGGAACGCCATCGGGCTATGACGACATGCGTGCTCGGGGCGTGTCCCAGCGTCGGCGTATCGCGGCCTTGCGCGGCGCGGCGATGGAGCGTGCGGTGAACGATGTCGCGGCGGTCTTCGTGCAGCATGAAAATGCGCTGCTGAACGGCACGCTGAATGGCGACCTGCTCGAGCTGTGTCATCCCGATCTAGGCTGGGGGGTCGGCACGGCCAAGCAGATCGCCCGCGAGCGTATCTTCCAGAACGAACGCAAGGCCAAGCTGGAAATCGGCGCTTATACGACGCTGGGCATTCTCCTCGAGGCCTTCATTGGCGCAGCGTATGAGTTACATCACAGCGGTGAGTCATCCTTCAAGCACCAGCGCGTGCTGGCGTTGATCGGCGAGAACACACCCAAGCCCTCGTGGTCGCTCTACGCCAGCTATCGGCGCATGCTCGACTTCATCGGCGGCATGACCGACCACTACGCCGTCGACCTGGCGCAGGAGATGGGCGGCCGCCTGCGCGGCGAGTAA